One window of Mucilaginibacter inviolabilis genomic DNA carries:
- a CDS encoding efflux transporter outer membrane subunit — MNRNCLKYILLFASLSSVLLSCRITKSYKSPDVNTSGLYRGSQSTDTTTMASMPWQNLFADTVLRSLIQEGLSNNLDLKTAVQKILEAQATLRQSKAAYLPSLSGNASVTRSKQSQAGLNFPEGIDINTLTTTYQAGLSTSWEADVWGKLSSTKRAALASFLQSDAAKRAVQTQLIADIANNYFSLLALDKQLEITQQTLKNRIQDVETMKELKKGAVVNGAAVVQSEANRYAAEVSIPDIKRSIRETENALDILLSRPPGPINRSTLADQKLTTELQTGVPTQLLTNRPDVQQSEYAFRAAFENTNLARTYFYPSFTITASGGLSSLTLTDFFTKSIFYNAAVGLTQPIFNQGINKARLRTAQAQQQEALNSFQKTLLVAGQEVSNALYAHETAVEKQDSRSKQIIALQKSVDYTQELLRYSSATNYTDVLTSEQNLLAAQLSGVSDKLQELQAIVNLYRALGGGWR; from the coding sequence ATGAACAGAAATTGTTTAAAATATATATTATTATTTGCCTCGCTTTCGTCAGTGTTGCTTTCCTGCCGGATAACCAAAAGCTATAAAAGTCCGGATGTAAACACCTCGGGCCTATATCGCGGTAGCCAGTCGACTGATACGACCACCATGGCTTCGATGCCCTGGCAAAACCTTTTTGCTGATACGGTATTGAGATCATTGATACAAGAGGGCTTAAGTAATAACCTTGACCTGAAAACCGCGGTTCAAAAGATCCTGGAAGCACAGGCTACATTGCGCCAAAGCAAGGCGGCTTATTTACCCAGTTTAAGCGGTAATGCCAGTGTTACAAGATCAAAACAATCACAGGCCGGTTTAAATTTTCCGGAGGGTATAGATATTAATACGCTTACCACTACGTATCAGGCGGGTTTAAGCACCTCATGGGAGGCAGATGTTTGGGGTAAATTAAGCAGTACTAAAAGAGCTGCACTGGCCAGCTTTTTACAGAGTGATGCCGCTAAAAGGGCAGTGCAAACCCAGTTGATAGCTGATATTGCTAATAATTATTTTAGCTTGCTAGCCTTAGACAAACAATTGGAAATTACCCAACAAACGCTCAAAAACCGGATTCAGGATGTAGAAACCATGAAAGAGCTCAAAAAAGGAGCCGTGGTTAATGGTGCTGCGGTTGTACAAAGTGAGGCCAATCGTTATGCCGCAGAAGTATCTATTCCAGATATCAAACGCAGTATCCGTGAAACAGAGAACGCATTGGATATATTGCTTTCCAGGCCACCCGGGCCAATTAACCGGAGTACCCTGGCCGATCAAAAGCTGACCACCGAATTGCAGACGGGCGTTCCGACACAATTATTGACCAATCGCCCGGATGTGCAACAAAGTGAATATGCCTTTAGGGCCGCTTTTGAGAATACCAACCTGGCGCGGACTTATTTTTATCCCTCGTTTACCATAACGGCTTCCGGAGGATTATCGAGCTTAACCTTAACAGATTTCTTTACCAAATCGATATTCTACAATGCGGCTGTTGGTTTAACTCAACCTATTTTTAATCAGGGTATTAATAAAGCCCGCTTACGCACCGCCCAAGCACAGCAACAAGAAGCCCTGAACAGCTTTCAGAAAACCTTGTTAGTGGCAGGACAAGAAGTTTCCAATGCCCTGTATGCTCACGAAACCGCGGTTGAAAAACAGGACTCACGCAGTAAGCAGATCATCGCCCTGCAAAAATCGGTTGACTATACACAGGAGTTATTACGTTACAGCTCGGCAACAAACTATACAGATGTGTTAACCTCCGAACAAAATTTATTAGCCGCACAACTAAGCGGTGTGAGCGACAAACTTCAGGAATTACAAGCCATTGTGAATCTATACCGCGCCCTGGGTGGTGGATGGCGGTAG